The following proteins are co-located in the Dyadobacter chenwenxiniae genome:
- a CDS encoding FG-GAP-like repeat-containing protein, with protein MKKICLQLLLLAIIAFKCFSQNVDYSTPLYTNQSFTKTVNPALPVGSIAASGDVTAAGAATYSIPIMASPGTNGVVPSISIEYQSSSGNGSIGKGWNISGLSAISRSGQTMYHNGQVTPVDLSNKDRFIWDGQMLIGVSGVYGANGATYGLESENFSKVTSNGINGTGPTWFKVVTKEGVEMEFGNTVDSRMMDESNVNVLFWRINRIKNPDGNYIEFKYLVNDRDSRIDEINYTGNTATGLLPYNKIKFQYKIRADINNQYIAASLVANKYLLDKITVTAEGSTVRSYDFKYSWDKINSYLRDMTESGSDGSSLNATIFKYGDTPKDYTNTTTTIPSANNIESFSGDYDGDGLDDILTGTYTTSNGIRFYSQFKVFKRTAGNENYTLLSITALPASYSLVKVGRSGPYESKNANNLLQDDFNGDGLADVMSLNISIAANDLFLDNIAIYKSTNAGTSFTPQAKSISLNSGKKINANGNYFHPGDFNGDGILEYITILGNAANVYTPMLHTDFTSAVAPAAISISGPSSIALNAWVNAKVSVLDFNGDGKSDLLLCTAATSEIYTFTSSVATRIYSGNFPNDQQNVLLGDFNGDGKTDVLAQSGKTVIRGFSTGSAFVNANVPLNELASNSPCPGARQFYVGDFNGDGKSDFAHDWFLASEFPINAAPSEDPNLKSYLLYTGLNVFYSQGNSFLKKEIYLTEQSLNGPCSGAVNDLRKYVQADLNGDGRTDLIYNSINTVITSSFNSDGKENLLHKAANGMGHITEWNYKKLPDGDSFYTKGPALSYPVNNIQPPVYAVSELKTKNGIGGISTIQYAYEDARLHRAGKGYLGFRKVTTTDLVMDSKTISESEFNNTYFIAAGQKTSSYLASTNALLSQSTVANEFVNLGSKRFLHRIKSVTTNNAFEGRMRIYTNNAFDNYGNVTQNTVNNDNVETTVTTNVYGAYPGQIPNKATSVTITKTRSGQSPYAVTTALGYNALGQLNSKTDFSGLPKSVLTTFEYYPLGNLKKTIVTPSGLAARSSSAIYDIKGRYATFTTNELNQTTSATYDTKWGKPLSVTGIDGLITTFEYDAFARDKKTTYPEGFDVTQTYGWDMSGNAIWYSKTTHPGKPDVKSWYDLLGRQIKTETEGFQGQTITQETTYDARGNLYTSTNPYKNGEAVMTSANEYDAYNRIFHICSDGPFGATNVGYAYAGGKLTTVTTTPNGTSSKVTDASGQVTSATDDGGTLDYTYYSHGGLKAVSNGAAELSSSVYDAYGKQTSLTDLNAGTTTYDYNALGQLASQTNANNKTHTMLYDLLGRNTSRTGPEGTTTYEYYPSGNAASTNRFKKVTGFAGNLEEYTYDAFGRLKITKQTIDASAYTTTYGYNIYGDLTSLLYPSGFGTNHAYDAAGYPTTIKNSNNVVTIYTNTGMNGYGQNTAYSLGNTKSSTVSYNYGIPTKFTTAGIQNFELIWDYAKGNLSKRKDLIKNNEESFTYDNLDRLLSATVLGKAAQTVTYQPSGNISSKSDAGQSFSYHPTKINALAGIVSPTAAIPVLTQDITYTAFNQPEKLTENGSGQPYELTYTYGADYERIKGVMKKSNALINTHYYFGNNYEKDVTPGLADKHLHYIYSPAGMIAIVIRENNADQYYYTYTDHLGSLLTTTAPNGAVLLDQNFDAWGRLRNPTDWTFTNVPNPTSYLYRGFTGHEHLTNFNLVNINGRMYDPVVGRVLSVDNYVQNPFGTQDYNRYSYAKNNPLVYTDPDGQWIHIVIGAAIGGAVNLGLKALQGKIHNFKDGAVAFGIGAAAGAITAATGGAATSALNLSAASFSGGAVAGSAGAATGGLVQGLGNAAYFHDSYSFKEWAIGVGIGGLTGGITGGLGAPKGKFWHGQRPSGSGGELTFVNAELPDGEVVNSFGGAKAGDVVAQGGNAVNLGTPVLEGALKSNYGRFISKIPANSKASSSFQLLDDGNYLFQAISPGKVPGSSALYQKWVNPLGETLKMMKTTFAPDGSIIHIKPK; from the coding sequence ATGAAAAAAATCTGTTTACAATTACTGTTACTGGCAATCATCGCATTCAAATGTTTCTCCCAGAATGTCGATTACAGCACACCACTTTACACCAACCAGTCATTTACGAAAACGGTAAACCCGGCATTGCCTGTCGGCAGCATCGCGGCAAGCGGTGATGTAACTGCCGCCGGCGCTGCCACGTACTCCATTCCGATTATGGCTTCGCCGGGCACAAACGGCGTGGTTCCCTCTATTTCGATAGAATATCAATCTTCTTCGGGAAATGGATCAATAGGAAAAGGATGGAATATTTCGGGCTTATCCGCCATCAGCCGCAGCGGGCAAACCATGTATCACAATGGGCAGGTTACACCCGTCGATCTGAGTAATAAGGACAGGTTTATCTGGGACGGTCAAATGCTGATCGGAGTCAGCGGCGTTTATGGAGCCAACGGAGCAACATACGGACTTGAAAGTGAAAATTTTTCAAAAGTAACCTCTAACGGCATCAACGGCACAGGCCCTACCTGGTTTAAGGTGGTCACAAAAGAGGGCGTTGAAATGGAATTCGGCAACACAGTTGATTCCCGGATGATGGACGAAAGCAATGTCAATGTGCTTTTCTGGCGTATTAACAGGATTAAAAATCCGGATGGGAATTACATTGAATTTAAATATCTGGTCAATGACAGGGATTCGAGAATTGATGAGATCAATTATACCGGAAATACGGCAACGGGTCTTTTGCCTTATAACAAGATCAAATTTCAGTATAAAATCCGGGCCGACATTAACAACCAATACATTGCCGCATCGCTGGTTGCCAACAAATATCTGCTCGATAAAATCACAGTCACAGCCGAAGGCAGCACCGTTAGGAGTTATGATTTCAAATACAGTTGGGATAAAATAAACTCCTATTTGCGCGACATGACGGAATCCGGTTCGGACGGGTCATCACTCAATGCTACGATTTTCAAATATGGCGATACGCCCAAAGACTACACGAATACAACTACAACAATCCCGAGCGCGAACAACATTGAGTCGTTTTCGGGCGACTATGATGGCGATGGGCTGGACGATATCCTCACCGGCACATACACGACCAGTAACGGCATTCGGTTTTATTCTCAATTCAAAGTCTTCAAGCGAACCGCTGGTAATGAAAATTATACACTGCTTTCCATAACGGCGCTTCCAGCTAGTTACAGCCTCGTAAAAGTGGGTCGGAGCGGGCCGTATGAATCGAAAAATGCAAACAACCTTTTGCAGGACGACTTCAATGGCGACGGCCTGGCAGACGTGATGTCGCTTAACATTTCAATTGCAGCAAATGATCTATTTCTGGACAATATCGCTATTTACAAAAGCACGAATGCGGGCACTTCTTTCACGCCACAAGCGAAATCCATTTCATTGAATTCTGGCAAGAAAATCAATGCGAATGGCAATTATTTTCACCCGGGCGATTTCAACGGCGACGGCATTCTGGAATACATTACCATCCTGGGCAATGCTGCCAATGTTTACACGCCCATGCTGCATACCGATTTTACCTCGGCAGTTGCGCCTGCTGCAATCAGTATTTCCGGCCCGTCTTCCATTGCGCTCAATGCCTGGGTGAATGCGAAAGTAAGTGTACTGGATTTTAATGGTGATGGCAAAAGCGATCTACTACTTTGCACAGCCGCCACTTCTGAGATTTATACTTTTACAAGTTCCGTTGCCACGCGAATTTACAGCGGAAACTTTCCAAATGATCAGCAGAATGTCCTTTTGGGAGATTTTAACGGCGACGGAAAAACAGATGTCCTCGCACAATCAGGCAAAACGGTTATTAGGGGATTTTCCACCGGAAGCGCATTTGTTAATGCAAATGTGCCATTGAATGAATTAGCCAGTAACAGCCCATGCCCCGGAGCGAGGCAATTTTATGTTGGGGATTTCAATGGTGATGGGAAATCCGATTTCGCCCACGACTGGTTCCTCGCGAGCGAATTCCCAATTAACGCTGCACCCAGCGAAGATCCGAATTTAAAAAGCTACCTGCTATATACCGGGTTAAATGTCTTTTACAGCCAGGGTAACAGCTTTTTAAAGAAAGAAATATACCTAACTGAACAAAGCCTGAACGGCCCTTGCTCAGGTGCAGTGAATGATTTAAGAAAATATGTCCAGGCCGACTTGAATGGTGATGGCCGCACCGATTTGATATACAACTCCATAAATACAGTAATCACCTCATCCTTCAACTCCGACGGCAAAGAAAATCTGCTTCATAAAGCGGCTAACGGAATGGGCCATATTACCGAGTGGAATTACAAAAAGTTACCGGATGGCGACAGTTTTTATACAAAAGGCCCCGCACTTAGTTATCCGGTCAACAACATTCAGCCTCCTGTTTACGCAGTGTCGGAACTAAAAACCAAAAACGGCATTGGCGGAATTTCCACCATTCAATATGCCTATGAAGATGCGCGGCTGCATCGTGCAGGCAAGGGATATCTGGGTTTCCGCAAGGTGACGACCACGGATCTAGTGATGGATTCTAAAACGATAAGTGAAAGTGAATTTAACAACACCTATTTTATCGCTGCGGGGCAAAAAACAAGCTCCTACCTGGCGTCTACAAATGCATTGCTTTCCCAGTCAACCGTTGCGAATGAATTTGTCAATCTTGGTAGCAAGCGCTTTTTACACCGGATAAAAAGTGTAACGACAAATAATGCTTTTGAAGGCAGAATGCGCATTTACACCAACAATGCATTTGATAATTACGGAAATGTAACGCAAAACACAGTCAATAATGATAATGTTGAAACAACTGTAACTACAAATGTATACGGAGCATATCCGGGTCAGATTCCTAACAAAGCAACATCTGTAACCATCACCAAAACAAGGAGCGGCCAATCTCCATATGCCGTGACGACGGCGTTGGGTTACAATGCATTAGGTCAACTCAATTCCAAGACCGATTTTTCCGGACTGCCCAAAAGTGTTCTCACAACATTTGAATATTATCCGTTGGGAAATCTCAAAAAAACCATAGTAACTCCCTCAGGATTAGCAGCAAGGAGTTCATCAGCGATTTATGACATCAAAGGTCGCTATGCCACCTTCACTACAAATGAACTCAATCAAACCACATCGGCGACTTATGACACCAAATGGGGCAAACCGCTGAGCGTAACAGGCATTGATGGCTTGATTACGACATTCGAATATGATGCTTTTGCGCGGGACAAGAAAACCACTTACCCGGAAGGCTTTGATGTAACGCAAACTTATGGCTGGGATATGTCCGGCAATGCTATTTGGTATTCCAAAACCACTCACCCGGGCAAGCCCGACGTAAAAAGCTGGTATGACTTGCTAGGCAGGCAAATAAAAACCGAAACGGAAGGTTTTCAAGGGCAAACAATCACGCAAGAAACGACTTACGATGCGCGCGGAAATTTATACACCTCTACCAATCCTTACAAGAACGGAGAGGCTGTAATGACTTCGGCCAATGAATATGATGCTTACAACCGGATCTTCCACATTTGCAGCGATGGCCCTTTTGGCGCCACCAACGTTGGCTATGCTTATGCCGGCGGGAAGCTCACGACAGTAACGACCACACCGAATGGAACTTCTTCCAAAGTGACTGACGCAAGCGGGCAAGTGACCAGCGCAACAGATGATGGGGGAACATTGGATTACACCTATTACAGCCATGGCGGATTGAAAGCCGTAAGCAATGGTGCCGCTGAACTCTCAAGCAGTGTGTATGACGCCTATGGCAAACAAACTTCCCTCACCGACCTCAATGCCGGAACAACCACTTACGACTACAATGCTTTGGGTCAACTGGCCAGCCAGACAAATGCCAACAATAAAACGCACACAATGCTTTATGACCTGCTCGGCCGTAACACCAGTCGCACTGGTCCTGAGGGCACAACTACATATGAATATTATCCTTCGGGCAATGCGGCTTCAACCAATCGGTTCAAAAAAGTCACGGGCTTTGCTGGTAACCTGGAAGAATACACCTACGATGCGTTCGGAAGGCTTAAAATCACTAAGCAGACCATTGATGCCTCTGCTTATACAACCACTTATGGCTACAACATTTATGGAGATCTGACTTCCTTGCTCTATCCTTCCGGTTTCGGCACAAATCACGCCTATGACGCCGCTGGCTATCCCACGACCATTAAAAACAGCAACAATGTGGTGACGATTTACACCAACACCGGCATGAATGGCTATGGGCAAAATACCGCTTATTCATTGGGCAACACCAAATCCTCAACGGTTAGTTATAATTATGGCATTCCTACTAAGTTCACCACGGCAGGCATTCAAAATTTTGAACTGATCTGGGATTATGCCAAAGGGAATTTATCAAAAAGGAAAGATTTGATCAAAAACAATGAAGAAAGTTTTACCTATGACAATCTGGATCGGCTGCTTTCCGCAACCGTGCTGGGTAAGGCAGCGCAAACTGTGACTTATCAGCCGTCGGGCAATATCAGTTCGAAAAGCGATGCCGGACAGTCGTTCAGCTATCATCCTACAAAGATTAATGCCCTGGCAGGTATCGTGTCCCCTACTGCCGCGATCCCTGTTCTTACTCAGGACATTACATACACCGCTTTCAACCAGCCTGAGAAACTCACCGAAAATGGCTCCGGACAGCCATATGAATTGACATACACTTACGGCGCAGATTATGAACGCATAAAAGGTGTAATGAAAAAAAGCAATGCGCTCATTAACACGCATTATTATTTCGGAAACAATTACGAAAAAGACGTAACACCCGGCCTCGCTGACAAGCACCTGCACTACATTTATTCCCCTGCCGGAATGATCGCCATTGTAATCCGAGAGAACAATGCAGACCAATATTACTACACTTACACCGATCACCTCGGCTCATTACTAACCACAACCGCCCCAAACGGAGCCGTCCTGCTCGACCAGAACTTCGACGCCTGGGGCCGCCTGCGCAACCCAACCGACTGGACATTCACCAACGTCCCAAATCCAACCAGTTACCTCTATCGCGGCTTCACCGGCCACGAGCACCTCACCAATTTCAACCTCGTCAACATAAACGGCCGGATGTACGATCCGGTGGTGGGAAGAGTTTTGAGTGTGGACAATTATGTGCAAAACCCATTTGGGACGCAGGATTATAACCGGTATAGTTATGCGAAGAACAATCCGTTGGTTTATACTGATCCGGATGGCCAATGGATTCACATTGTCATTGGTGCAGCGATTGGCGGGGCCGTCAATTTGGGATTGAAAGCATTACAGGGAAAAATCCATAATTTTAAAGACGGTGCCGTCGCTTTTGGAATTGGCGCAGCAGCTGGCGCAATCACTGCCGCGACTGGCGGTGCGGCCACATCTGCGCTAAATCTGAGTGCAGCCAGTTTCAGTGGCGGCGCGGTTGCCGGCTCAGCTGGCGCTGCTACCGGCGGTTTAGTGCAAGGTCTCGGCAATGCCGCTTATTTTCACGACAGCTATTCCTTTAAAGAATGGGCGATTGGTGTTGGTATTGGTGGCTTGACAGGCGGAATTACAGGTGGGCTAGGCGCGCCAAAAGGTAAATTTTGGCATGGGCAACGGCCCTCTGGCTCGGGAGGAGAGCTGACTTTTGTCAATGCTGAGTTACCAGATGGCGAAGTCGTAAATTCCTTTGGTGGGGCAAAGGCTGGGGATGTGGTGGCTCAGGGCGGAAATGCCGTTAATCTTGGGACACCAGTTTTAGAAGGAGCACTAAAAAGTAACTACGGAAGGTTTATAAGCAAAATTCCAGCAAACTCTAAAGCCAGTTCGTCCTTTCAATTACTGGATGATGGTAATTATCTATTTCAAGCAATATCGCCCGGCAAAGTACCGGGATCAAGTGCATTATATCAAAAGTGGGTTAATCCCCTAGGCGAGACACTTAAAATGATGAAAACTACGTTTGCGCCCGATGGAAGCATTATTCACATCAAACCAAAATAA
- a CDS encoding pyridoxamine 5'-phosphate oxidase family protein — MADKTLKDVSEVMRDIDLCMLTTTTSDGALASRPMSNNGEVEYDGNSYFFTWEASRMVSDIELDNKVNLTFQSKKDIWISVSGKAEVSREREEMEEHWVSDLDQWFEEGLDTPGIAMIIVKAKRIKYWQGEEEGEVKL; from the coding sequence ATGGCAGATAAAACTTTGAAAGATGTAAGCGAGGTAATGAGGGATATTGATCTTTGTATGCTTACGACCACCACTTCCGACGGCGCTCTGGCTTCGCGGCCGATGAGCAATAACGGGGAAGTGGAATACGATGGGAATTCTTATTTCTTTACATGGGAAGCTTCCCGAATGGTAAGTGACATTGAGCTGGATAATAAAGTGAACCTTACATTCCAGAGTAAAAAGGACATTTGGATTTCCGTTTCAGGAAAAGCCGAAGTGAGCCGTGAGCGGGAAGAAATGGAAGAGCATTGGGTTAGCGATCTGGATCAATGGTTCGAAGAAGGACTCGATACACCCGGCATTGCAATGATTATCGTGAAGGCCAAGAGAATAAAATACTGGCAGGGTGAGGAAGAGGGAGAAGTAAAGCTGTAA